GCCGCTACACGCTTTTTGCGTCTGTTGGCGTTCGTGATATCACCCGCTACAATACCGTAATTAGAACAAAAGATCCGGGCGGCGCCCAGCCGCTTCCCTTCATGGTGGTAATTATAGACGAGCTGGCCGACCTGATGATAGTCGCCCCTGCCGACGTTGAGGACGCAATATGCAGGTTGGCTCAGATGGCCAGGGCTGCCGGCATCCACCTGGTGGTGGCGACCCAGCGCCCTTCCGTGGACGTAATTACCGGCCTGATCAAGGCCAATATTCCTTCCAGAGTTTCATTTGCGGTATCTTCCCAAATAGACTCGCGCACCATTCTGGATATGGGAGGGGCTGAAAAACTCCTCGGTAAGGGGGACATGCTGTTCTTCCCGGTGGGAGCATCTAAGCCGGTCCGGGTTCAGGGCGCCTTTCTTTCCGATCGCGAGGTGGACGACCTGGTCAACTACCTTAAAAAGCAGGCCGAGCCCGTATATGATGATAAGATCCTTGTTGAAACCCCTGCAGAGGAGCCCGCCCCGGAGATTGAGGATGAACTGCTGGCTCAGGCGGTTTTAATTCTTATCGAGAGCGGGCACGCCTCTATTTCAATGCTGCAACGGAGACTGCACATAGGCTATGCCAGGGCCGCGCGCCTTATTGACATTATGGAAAAGAGGGGTATCGTGGGGGGTTATGAGGGGAGCAAACCGAGGGCAATACTAATGTCACTGGAGCAGTACCAGCAAGTTTTTAAGAAGAGGTGATATGTTCTACCTTTAACTTGACAGGACTGGCGTAATATATTTACTTAAAAAAGGAGACCCTAAGATTGTATGGTTTAGCTGGACCGGCAGGTGCGCTCGATGGTTGAAGAAATAACTATTGAAGAAGCCCTAAATTTAAAAAACGCTTTATTCATTGATGTCCGTTCGGAAGGTGAGTTTGCAGAAGCGACCATTCCGGGCGCTGTAAATATCCCTGTTTTTGAAAATGAAGAGAGAGCAGCTATTGGAACCTTGTATCATCAGGCAGGGCCTGATCACGCGCGAAGGCTGGGCCTTAAGTTGGTTGCCCCAAAGCTTCCGCAAAAACTGACAGCCGTTGACCAGCTGGCAGGGGATAAAAGCCTGGCAATATTTTGCTGGCGGGGTGGACAACGCAGCCAGTTCATGGCCGGCCTGTTAGATATCATGGGCTATCCCGTTTACCGGGTAATTGGCGGCTATAAGGCTTACCGCCAATATGTCAACATCTACTTGGGCCGGGAGGAGCTTACCCAGAAAGCAGTTGTGCTGCATGGCCTAACCGGTGTTGGAAAAACCGAGGCGCTGGTTGCGCTGGAGGAAAGAGGACTGCCGGCGCTTGACCTTGAGGGCCTTGCCGAACACCGCGGCTCGGTTTACGGTAAGATCGGCCTGCCGCCCTCACCCTCCCAAAAGGCGTTTGAAAGTTCTATTGTAAAATTTTTAACCACCCTCGGAGATAACAGCATTTTTTTCGTCGAGTGTGAAAGCAGGCGGATAGGCAACCTCCTGGTACCGTCCCCATTGATGTCCTCTATTAAAAATGGAATTCGCGTTCTTCTGTACGCGCCGATTGACCAGAGGGTAAAAAGGATCCGCGACGTCTATACCTGTGGTCCTGACAATAATATCAAGGAACTGCAAAGGGCAACCGCCTCTCTCGAAAAGAAGATAGGCCGCAATAGGGTGGAAACGTTAAACAGCATGCTGGCCGAAGGCAATTTCGAACCGGTTTTCACCTATCTTTTGAAGTATTATTACGACCCCCTCTATAAGTACCCGGAAGTACCGGACGATAATTACGACCTCTGTGTGGATACCACTGATATGAAGAAGGCTGTAGATGATATTGTGGAATTTGCCAAAGGGCTCTGAAGGCAGTTTCACGGCGAGTTGGATGTTACTTTGTACTAGTTAAGCCGGCGTGGGAGGAGATCATATGGAAATCGGCAACAGCTTAAAGGAAGCCAGGGAAGCTCGCAAGTTGTCCCTGGAGGAAGTTGAAGAAGAAACCAAGATCCGCCGCAAGTACCTGCAGGCTTTGGAAAACGAGCAGTATGAGGTCCTGCCCGGTCAGGTTTATGCCAAGGCCTTTTTGAAAAATTATGCCCGGTTTTTAAACCTCAATGTTGAAGAAGTTATGGCCGCCTTTAACCACTCCCCTGCCGAAGAGGCGCCTCAACCTCAGGACAGTAACAATATCAGCCGGACTGAACCCGAATTAAAACGCGGCCAAAAACCCCGCTATTGGCTTTACCTGGCGACGGTGGTGATTGTGATGGGGCTTACTGTATCTGTCTATTACACAGTACGTAGCATAGGGTTCAACCATCCCGCCAGAGGGGAGTTCAAGACCGAAGAACAGAACCAGGCTCCTCCCAATCCATCCGTCGGTCAGCAGCCCCCGGCAGAGGAGCCAATCAACAAGCAGGAGGGGGTTCGGCTGACTTTCAGCGTGACCAAGAATACATGCTGGATGCGGGTAATTGTGGATGGCGCGCCCGCCTTTCAGGGTGAGGTGTCGGCCGGTCAGACCCAAGAGTTTACGGGCACAGAGAAAATTTCTTTTAGACTGGGCAACGCCGGTGTGGTTCAGGTACAGCTAAATGGGCAGGACCTCGGTTTTCTTGGTGAGGAAGGAGCGGTTATCGACCGGGAGTTCACATCTTCCCCGACGGGCTAAAGGAAAACTGCCGGTAACCGGCAGTTATTGAGCACAATGGGCTATATTATGCAAAAGGGTTAGCCGTATCGCTGATCCTACAGAGAAAGAGCAAACATTTGTGCGAATGAATTCGCACCTACATTTTTGGGGTATCGCTTCGTATGCCGGACTCTTGTTTTCAGGGTAGTGCCGTACCGCTGAAGCTGCGCGGTTTACTCAGTTATAAAGACTGCTCCCACCACGCCTGGCCCAACGTGTGTCCCTACAACCGGTCCGACTTTAGAAATAATCGGCTTATCGCAGTTCACAATTGGCGTTAATAATTTCAGGACCAGCTCTGCGCCTTCCGGAGCGTCACCATGTAAAACACAGCATTTGATCCTTTTACCGCCTGCTTTCTCCGCAATAATTTGCGCCAATCGTTCAATCGCTCTGGCTTTGCCCCGAACCTTTTCATATGGCTCAACAACACCCTCATTTAAGTATAGAATTGGTTTTATACTGAGGATGGCGCCCAACAAAGCCTGAGCTTTCCCGATTCTGCCGCCTTCTTTAAGGTATTTTAGACTGTCGACGCTAAAAAACAACCTGATTTTGGGAATTGTCTTATGTATGATATCCATGATATCAGCCTTGCTTTTGCCCATCATGGCAGCCCGGGCTGCCTCCAGGACCAACAGGCCGAGCCCCATACTACACGACTTGGAATCAACGACTTCGATATCACTTCCCGGAAACATATCCCTGGCCACTCGCGCTGACTGCGCAGTGCCGCTCATAACTGAGCTGATATGAATAGAAATGATGCTATATTGAGGCAGTAGGTGCCCGTAACAATCGGCAAACTCAGCAGGGGAAGGCTGGGATGTGGTTGCTGTTTGCCCCTTTTCCGTTAAGCGCTGGTAAAATTCTTCTGTTTGCATGTCCACGCCATCAAAAAACGTATCATTACCGTTAAAAATCACCTTAAGCGGCACCACTGTAATACCATATTGGGAGACCAGCTCATTTGGGAGGTCGGCGGTACTGTCGGTTACTATGGCGATTTTGTTCATGTGATATAACACCTGCTTATTCTACGGAAATTATAAAGTCATATACCGGCTGACCGCCGTTTTGCACTTCAAACTCGTGCCCGCTGAATTTCTGCATCATCTGATCAGCCAGCCTTTCAGCCTGCTCTGAAGACACTCCCTCTCCAAAGTAAAGGGTCACCAACCGTCCTTCACCATGAAGCATGGCCGCCAGCAAGTATTCCATTACTCCAGACAGATCTTTCCCGCTGGTTTTGAGGTCCCCATCAGCCAGGCCAATAATGCTGTCCTTGGTAATTTCCATCCCCGCGTAGTTGGTATCACGAACCGCCCTGGTAATCTCCCCCGTCCGGACCGATGACAGGGACAGGTTCATTTTTTGTGTCGCAACGGCAATATCGTCTCCCGGATTAAGGGTCAAAAGAGCGCTTAACCCCTGGGGTATGCTTTTAGTAGGAACTACAATAGTATCCTTAAGTGATAAACTGCCTGCCAGCTCCGCCGTCATAACCACATTTTTGTTGTTGGGCAGGATGACGACCTGTTCAGCTTTCAGCTCCTCAATAGCCCTCAAAATTTCACCGGCGCTGGGATTCAAAGTCTGCCCCCCGGCAATAACCATATCCGCCCCGAGGTTTTTCATGATCTCGATAATACCCATACCAAAGCCCACAGAGATAATACTAAAAATATTATCCGGGTCTGTCTGAGCGCCTTTTGAACGCATGGCCTTATTTTGTTCGCGCATATTTGTTATCTTTAAATCGTTCAAGGCGCCGTATTTCAAGCAGTATTCAATGACAAGTCCAGGGTGGTTGGAGTGTATATGGATTTTGGTCAGATCCCCTGAGCCAACCACCATAAGACTATCACCGTAAGTTGATAATTCCTGTTTTATTTTTTCCAGTGGCAGGCCGTTTCCAGTGAGCAAAAACTCGGTACAGTAACAAAAACCTATGGTTTCTACTGCCCTTGTGTTTCCCAATTTTACACCTGTCTCGGCCTCCCGGCCGGCGACTGGCTGCAATATGGCCTTGGCGGCCGGTGAGGCGCTTTTTAGGGCGCTCAAACATCCTTCCAGGATAACAACAAAACCTTTCCCGCCTGCGTCAACAACGCCGGCCTCTTTAAGAGCCGGAAGCTGATTGGGCGTCTCCTTCAGGGCCGTAAAGGCTTTTTTAAAAACCGCGACCATCATGCGGAGCAGATTGTTGCTGCGTTGAGCCGCAGCTTCTTCAGCAGTTTTTCTTACTACGGTTAAAATAGTACCTTCCACCGGACTCAATACCGCCTGGTAAGCCATACTGGCGCCATCTTCAAAAGCCTCTATGATATCTACAGCAGTTGCTCTTTCCTTAACCCTCAGCGATCTGGCGAACCCTTGCAGAACCTGAGAAAGAATTACACCGGAATTACCCCTTGCGCCAATAAGACCGCCCCTGGCGGCAGCCTCCGCCACCAAACCGATATGATTGGAATTTGTGGCGACGGCTTCTTTCACAGCCGAAGCCAGGGTATGGTACATATTAGTCCCGGTATCACCGTCGGGAACCGGAAAAACATTGAGAGCGTCAATACCTCCCTTTGACTGTTCCAGCAGGTCTACTGCTCCCCGAAACATCAATTTTAAATCGTCGCCGTCGAATGAATATACTCCCACAGGATTTCCCCTCGTGAATCTTTTTTATATTTATTTCGACGTTTTCACTGCTTTTCCTTTGCAGGCTACGGTAAGGGAGAAAATTGAGGCTTTTATTGAAAGATACAGAAAAAAG
This region of Pelotomaculum schinkii genomic DNA includes:
- the mnmH gene encoding tRNA 2-selenouridine(34) synthase MnmH, whose amino-acid sequence is MVEEITIEEALNLKNALFIDVRSEGEFAEATIPGAVNIPVFENEERAAIGTLYHQAGPDHARRLGLKLVAPKLPQKLTAVDQLAGDKSLAIFCWRGGQRSQFMAGLLDIMGYPVYRVIGGYKAYRQYVNIYLGREELTQKAVVLHGLTGVGKTEALVALEERGLPALDLEGLAEHRGSVYGKIGLPPSPSQKAFESSIVKFLTTLGDNSIFFVECESRRIGNLLVPSPLMSSIKNGIRVLLYAPIDQRVKRIRDVYTCGPDNNIKELQRATASLEKKIGRNRVETLNSMLAEGNFEPVFTYLLKYYYDPLYKYPEVPDDNYDLCVDTTDMKKAVDDIVEFAKGL
- a CDS encoding helix-turn-helix domain-containing protein, whose amino-acid sequence is MEIGNSLKEAREARKLSLEEVEEETKIRRKYLQALENEQYEVLPGQVYAKAFLKNYARFLNLNVEEVMAAFNHSPAEEAPQPQDSNNISRTEPELKRGQKPRYWLYLATVVIVMGLTVSVYYTVRSIGFNHPARGEFKTEEQNQAPPNPSVGQQPPAEEPINKQEGVRLTFSVTKNTCWMRVIVDGAPAFQGEVSAGQTQEFTGTEKISFRLGNAGVVQVQLNGQDLGFLGEEGAVIDREFTSSPTG
- a CDS encoding DegV family protein, yielding MNKIAIVTDSTADLPNELVSQYGITVVPLKVIFNGNDTFFDGVDMQTEEFYQRLTEKGQTATTSQPSPAEFADCYGHLLPQYSIISIHISSVMSGTAQSARVARDMFPGSDIEVVDSKSCSMGLGLLVLEAARAAMMGKSKADIMDIIHKTIPKIRLFFSVDSLKYLKEGGRIGKAQALLGAILSIKPILYLNEGVVEPYEKVRGKARAIERLAQIIAEKAGGKRIKCCVLHGDAPEGAELVLKLLTPIVNCDKPIISKVGPVVGTHVGPGVVGAVFITE
- a CDS encoding DAK2 domain-containing protein — encoded protein: MGVYSFDGDDLKLMFRGAVDLLEQSKGGIDALNVFPVPDGDTGTNMYHTLASAVKEAVATNSNHIGLVAEAAARGGLIGARGNSGVILSQVLQGFARSLRVKERATAVDIIEAFEDGASMAYQAVLSPVEGTILTVVRKTAEEAAAQRSNNLLRMMVAVFKKAFTALKETPNQLPALKEAGVVDAGGKGFVVILEGCLSALKSASPAAKAILQPVAGREAETGVKLGNTRAVETIGFCYCTEFLLTGNGLPLEKIKQELSTYGDSLMVVGSGDLTKIHIHSNHPGLVIEYCLKYGALNDLKITNMREQNKAMRSKGAQTDPDNIFSIISVGFGMGIIEIMKNLGADMVIAGGQTLNPSAGEILRAIEELKAEQVVILPNNKNVVMTAELAGSLSLKDTIVVPTKSIPQGLSALLTLNPGDDIAVATQKMNLSLSSVRTGEITRAVRDTNYAGMEITKDSIIGLADGDLKTSGKDLSGVMEYLLAAMLHGEGRLVTLYFGEGVSSEQAERLADQMMQKFSGHEFEVQNGGQPVYDFIISVE